From Geothermobacter ehrlichii:
GTGACCGGTGGTCACGATCAAAGGCGAGAAAGGCTAAATCTCTCGCGCGGGAGTCGTTTTTTCAATTGACCGGTGTCTTTTTAATGGGTGACCCCGTTGTTGCCCCTGGAATGACCAGCGGCAGGTTCCACCTCAATTGCGGAAAAGGCGCTTTTGTCAATTTGTCAAGCACGACCCCTTTTCTTCCCTGCCCGTTTCATCGAGCACACTTACAATCAGACCGTTCTTCTGCCGGCTGCCTTTGAGGACCAGATCCTCCCCGGCACTTTTGAGCACACCATCCACTACCTGGTCGATCACCAACGCGACCCGAGTATCTTTGATTCCAAGGTCAACAACGACGAAGGTGGGCGGCCCGCCCATGACCCGGCGATCCGGCTGAAGATCGTGCCGCTTGCCTATCCCCGCGGCATCTTACAGCCAGCTAATGCAGTGGACGGAATACACAGCGGTGGTACACTGACAGGGTCAGTGGTCGGCTGGTCAGTCTCAACGCCGCCACTGGTCCGCACCCGTTATGTGCCAAACAAAGGAGAAAAATTATGCCAAGAATATCTCCCACAGATTTTGTTGACATTGTTTCTGCCGCTGGCACTCCTTTCAAAAATGGCACATAGCCCGGCACTCAAGTCGGACCAAACAAACGCCGGTGCATCACTAATAAGTCTCTGCTGGCCGTACCTTCGCGACGTCGCCGTTTAGCTCAACGTTAGGCGAGATGAGTGTTTAACCAAACAACAACCAAAAGGAGATACAATTATGTACAGTTATTTCATGCCAACCGTTAACCTAATGGGTGCTGGATCGGTTGCCGAAGTGGGAAAACAGGCCAAAATCCTGGGTGGCTCGAAAGCGTTGGTGGTAACCGATAAACCATTAATGACTACCAGTATTGTCGAAAAGGTGACAAAGTTGTTAGAGGCAAGCGGAATTGATGCTGTCATTTACGATGGCGCTCAGCCGAACCCCACGGTAGAAAATGTGGATGAAGGCATTGCCCTTTACAAAAAGGAAAAATGCAATGTCATCATTGCGGTAGGCGGCGGCAGCCCCATTGATTGCGCCAAAGGAATTGGGCTTGTCGTCACCAACGGCGGTTCAATCAAAGATTATGAAGGTTTGGATAAGTCGGAAAAACCCATGCCGCCCTTTATTGCAGTCAATACCACGGCTGGAACAGCCAGCGAGATGACCCGCTTTACCATCATTACCGATACCGACCGCCATGTTAAAATGGCGATTGTTGACTGGCACGTCACACCCAATGTATCCATCAACGATCCGGAATTAATGGTGAGCATGCCGGCCGCTCTAACCGCTGCCACCGGAATGGATGCGCTAACTCACGCGGTAGAGGCGTATGTTTCCACCATCGCCACACCGCTGACGGATTCTGCGGCGCTGAAA
This genomic window contains:
- a CDS encoding iron-containing alcohol dehydrogenase — encoded protein: MYSYFMPTVNLMGAGSVAEVGKQAKILGGSKALVVTDKPLMTTSIVEKVTKLLEASGIDAVIYDGAQPNPTVENVDEGIALYKKEKCNVIIAVGGGSPIDCAKGIGLVVTNGGSIKDYEGLDKSEKPMPPFIAVNTTAGTASEMTRFTIITDTDRHVKMAIVDWHVTPNVSINDPELMVSMPAALTAATGMDALTHAVEAYVSTIATPLTDSAALKAIELISQYLRLAVANGEDLEARDKMAYAEFLAGMAFNNASLGHVHAMAHQLGGFYDLPHGVCNAVLLPHVERFNMTACPERFVDIAIAMGENVEGLPTMEAADKALEAIQRLSRDIGIPSGLKEMGVKEEDLPILAENAMKDACGLTNPRKATKEEMIQIYKHAM